From the genome of Candidatus Nitrosocosmicus oleophilus, one region includes:
- a CDS encoding metallophosphoesterase family protein, producing the protein MRFVQISDLHIGGLFKKDTFDTLVDEINNDLKPDVIIISGDLTDDGLFFQFEQAQQEIKKFTCKNLIIFPGNHDYRHTGYLLFRQFFPVSAPSGSRVYKYNNPKNKNQTVIVTTVGTARADRDEGEVGFRQNLWLNKILRKYHIPKPKADLKHQQGQQQSQNRTKAIIKIVAMHHHLIAIPDTGYTNVVGISDAGDVLRTCLANDVDIVICGHKHRPWIWDLGTMKIAYAGTACSWRYRGVFEDTYNIIDIDSNGKIEIDIKIVGGKRMPLYEVVNQYNPEDRVTRIADMMSPD; encoded by the coding sequence ATGAGATTTGTTCAAATATCTGACTTGCACATTGGTGGTTTATTTAAAAAAGATACTTTTGATACTTTGGTGGATGAGATTAATAATGATTTAAAACCTGATGTCATTATTATATCAGGGGATTTAACTGATGACGGATTATTCTTTCAGTTCGAACAGGCCCAACAAGAAATAAAAAAATTCACATGCAAGAATCTGATAATATTTCCAGGAAACCATGACTATAGACACACTGGCTATCTTTTATTTAGACAATTCTTTCCTGTTTCTGCACCGAGTGGTTCACGGGTTTACAAGTATAATAATCCGAAGAACAAGAACCAAACAGTAATAGTTACTACGGTAGGAACTGCAAGAGCAGATAGAGATGAAGGTGAAGTTGGATTTAGACAAAACCTATGGTTAAACAAGATTCTAAGAAAATATCACATTCCCAAACCTAAAGCGGATCTGAAACACCAACAGGGTCAGCAGCAGTCTCAAAATAGGACTAAAGCAATAATAAAGATTGTTGCAATGCATCACCATTTGATTGCCATACCTGATACAGGCTATACAAATGTAGTGGGAATATCTGACGCAGGTGATGTTTTAAGAACATGTCTGGCTAATGATGTCGATATTGTTATCTGCGGTCACAAGCACAGGCCTTGGATCTGGGATTTAGGTACAATGAAAATAGCTTATGCCGGCACAGCTTGTTCTTGGAGATATAGAGGGGTTTTTGAGGATACCTATAATATTATCGATATAGACTCGAATGGCAAAATCGAAATAGATATCAAAATAGTTGGGGGAAAAAGAATGCCATTGTATGAGGTAGTTAATCAATATAATCCTGAGGATAGGGTAACTCGAATTGCCGATATGATGTCACCAGATTAA
- a CDS encoding tyrosinase family protein → MSSNNSVVIIRKNISNYLPNELLEFRNAMEKFMAIRDNRGYNHIAGFHGAPDFYCWHHQRNDRTVLRARLFLPWHRAYLKYLEDHLRDSNTQVSQPWWDPSSPLSHREGIPKSYSALTINRKKNPLSSFRIFVPRSSVPGLPNITLDEDSFRDPSPPSELPEPSIVDSLYEEEDFGIFSDKLEDYHDRIHVWCGGSMADVITAGFDPIFHAHHCNIDRIWWIWQLRHGNSTMPSNILDLPLPPFNYTVKDVLNIYDLGYDYATASAEVVTG, encoded by the coding sequence TTGTCAAGCAACAATAGCGTAGTAATTATAAGAAAGAATATCAGCAATTATCTTCCTAATGAATTACTAGAATTTAGAAATGCTATGGAAAAATTTATGGCAATAAGAGACAACAGAGGTTACAACCATATCGCAGGATTTCATGGAGCTCCTGATTTCTATTGCTGGCACCATCAACGAAATGATAGAACGGTCTTAAGGGCCAGGCTTTTTTTACCATGGCATCGAGCTTATTTAAAATATTTAGAGGACCATCTACGAGATTCCAATACACAAGTTTCTCAACCTTGGTGGGATCCTAGTTCCCCGCTCTCTCACAGAGAAGGCATTCCAAAGTCATATAGTGCACTGACAATAAACCGCAAAAAGAATCCGTTATCTAGTTTTCGCATATTTGTACCTAGGTCTTCTGTTCCAGGTTTACCGAACATTACTTTAGATGAAGATTCTTTCCGAGATCCGAGTCCTCCTTCTGAATTACCGGAACCTTCAATTGTAGACTCACTATATGAAGAGGAAGATTTTGGAATATTCAGTGACAAGCTGGAGGATTATCATGACAGAATTCATGTTTGGTGTGGAGGGTCAATGGCGGACGTCATAACCGCGGGGTTTGACCCTATTTTTCATGCTCATCACTGCAACATAGATAGAATATGGTGGATTTGGCAATTACGGCATGGAAACTCAACAATGCCAAGTAACATATTAGATCTTCCTCTTCCGCCTTTTAATTATACGGTAAAAGATGTTCTTAATATTTATGATTTAGGATATGACTACGCCACCGCAAGTGCCGAGGTGGTAACAGGGTGA
- a CDS encoding DUF6438 domain-containing protein, which produces MDNVEIAIEKESHDNIDPSYSLKITTNGTVEFKGTANVKNGGKHTLKISQDLVAEIVDKFNMIYFFSLKDKYLSPAGPESQETKTVISVRVGDKFKKIEYSNKGKAPHSLDSLVSQVGKITKIDQFIQSQ; this is translated from the coding sequence TTGGACAATGTTGAAATAGCAATAGAGAAAGAATCACACGATAACATTGATCCTAGTTATTCTCTAAAAATAACCACCAACGGTACAGTCGAATTTAAGGGAACAGCGAACGTAAAAAATGGGGGTAAACATACCCTTAAGATCTCCCAGGATTTGGTAGCAGAAATAGTCGATAAATTTAACATGATTTATTTTTTTTCTTTAAAGGACAAGTATTTATCACCGGCTGGTCCAGAATCCCAAGAAACTAAGACTGTAATTTCTGTACGGGTAGGCGACAAATTTAAAAAAATAGAATATTCCAATAAAGGTAAAGCCCCTCATAGCCTTGATTCTTTGGTATCTCAGGTAGGAAAAATTACAAAAATTGATCAATTCATACAAAGTCAATGA
- a CDS encoding phosphoribosyltransferase, giving the protein MCVLFQDREQAGHEIAKELEEILKKSQIDLSNTANEVIILAIPRGGIILGNIIANHFRCNLDVVVTRKIRAEFNEEFAVGAMMPDCSYFLNEGIIRLFNISQAYLKKEIDFQKKEIRRRLIEFRGDISYHDKFEKRVVVLVDDGIATGSTIIASAEWVKNNCNCKQLVVAVPVAPARDETVNRLANIADNVLILHMEEAFSAVGQFYRHFDQVSDETVKKIMIKQHSYD; this is encoded by the coding sequence ATGTGCGTGTTGTTTCAGGATCGCGAGCAGGCTGGACACGAGATAGCTAAAGAATTAGAAGAGATACTGAAAAAAAGTCAAATAGATTTGTCTAATACTGCAAATGAGGTAATTATTTTAGCTATCCCACGAGGAGGTATCATATTAGGTAACATAATAGCAAATCATTTCCGATGCAATTTGGATGTGGTCGTTACTAGAAAGATAAGGGCAGAATTCAATGAGGAATTCGCAGTCGGAGCGATGATGCCAGACTGCAGCTATTTTTTAAATGAAGGCATTATACGACTTTTTAACATTTCCCAAGCTTATTTAAAAAAGGAAATAGATTTTCAAAAAAAGGAAATAAGGAGACGCCTTATAGAATTTAGAGGCGATATTTCTTATCATGATAAATTTGAGAAAAGAGTTGTTGTGCTTGTTGATGACGGAATAGCTACAGGATCCACCATAATCGCTTCCGCAGAATGGGTAAAGAACAATTGTAATTGCAAGCAGCTTGTTGTTGCAGTACCTGTAGCTCCTGCCAGAGATGAAACTGTGAATAGGCTTGCTAACATAGCTGACAATGTTTTAATTTTGCATATGGAAGAGGCTTTTTCTGCCGTGGGTCAATTTTACAGACATTTTGATCAGGTGAGTGACGAGACTGTAAAGAAAATCATGATTAAGCAGCACTCTTACGATTGA
- a CDS encoding clostripain-related cysteine peptidase, with protein MTNSINWTLFAYMAGDGGLSDDGVGDLEEMEITGTVKNTRCLIEFDSSGPQYDGYEGTIRYLIPEKNNVTNKANRVVLERLKEKDSGDPQTLTDALKWATTEYPSSNYLVTIWNHGSGWRDDRSRLPISTLKRRISGRSKTVFKHETVIESSPKMRYIAIDESSGNFLDMLELSYAIKQSGFSEHNKIGILGFDACLMNMLEVAYEVKPYTRVIVGSEELEPTTGWPYAIDLKSLNNSSDNPKDLAKDLVKNYYDFYNSPPYNTDEYWPITQSALDMEHIEELASNYDNFANKLRKLLETNKDDTVAKLRRIRQNVQVYAPKNDFDDYVDAGHFLLLCKKFLDIDENTTKMTITSLKRVVISNVHLGEAIKNSNGITIWFPENTHKYETHLTPYKKLSFTKKYSEWNKLLKLFYSSERIE; from the coding sequence ATGACGAATTCGATAAATTGGACCTTGTTTGCATATATGGCTGGAGACGGAGGATTAAGTGATGACGGAGTGGGAGATCTTGAAGAAATGGAAATTACTGGTACTGTGAAAAATACGAGATGTTTGATAGAATTTGACTCATCGGGGCCCCAATATGATGGGTATGAGGGAACAATTCGATATTTGATACCTGAAAAAAACAACGTAACAAATAAGGCAAACAGAGTTGTTTTGGAAAGACTAAAAGAGAAAGATTCTGGAGATCCGCAAACATTGACTGATGCTCTCAAATGGGCAACTACTGAATATCCTTCTTCCAATTACTTAGTAACAATATGGAATCACGGAAGTGGATGGAGGGATGATAGAAGTCGATTGCCTATTTCAACCCTAAAGAGGAGGATAAGCGGTAGAAGTAAAACTGTGTTTAAACATGAGACCGTCATTGAAAGTTCACCAAAAATGCGTTATATAGCTATTGATGAATCTTCTGGGAATTTTTTGGACATGTTAGAATTGTCTTATGCAATCAAACAATCTGGTTTTTCCGAACATAATAAGATAGGTATTCTTGGATTTGATGCATGCCTCATGAATATGTTAGAAGTGGCATATGAGGTTAAGCCGTATACTAGGGTTATTGTGGGTTCGGAAGAATTGGAGCCAACTACGGGTTGGCCATATGCAATTGATTTAAAATCTTTGAACAATTCATCTGACAATCCAAAAGATTTGGCCAAGGATTTAGTAAAAAACTATTATGACTTCTACAATTCACCACCTTATAATACTGATGAATATTGGCCCATAACTCAGTCAGCCTTAGATATGGAACATATTGAAGAACTAGCTTCAAACTATGATAATTTTGCCAACAAATTAAGAAAACTACTTGAAACCAATAAAGATGATACCGTAGCGAAACTTAGAAGAATCAGACAAAATGTCCAAGTATATGCACCCAAGAATGATTTTGACGATTACGTAGATGCAGGTCACTTTCTGTTACTATGTAAAAAGTTTTTAGATATAGACGAAAATACAACTAAAATGACCATCACTAGTTTAAAAAGAGTAGTCATTTCAAATGTACACTTAGGAGAAGCCATCAAAAATTCTAATGGAATTACGATTTGGTTTCCTGAGAATACCCATAAATATGAGACTCACTTAACCCCATACAAAAAACTTTCATTTACAAAAAAATATAGTGAATGGAATAAATTATTGAAATTATTTTATTCGAGTGAAAGAATTGAATAA
- a CDS encoding M43 family zinc metalloprotease → MPNHGFYCNTDYYNKPPSKSDKSLIRQIKLEESKKKSLTKYRFIRNLPLYDIPIVFHIIYHEDIEKIKKSQILKQFDSLNKDFRNKNIDNVLFSKFPKEKALATDSKLNFIFPKNDPSGNPTDGITFTHTSNEFFESFTESGSYSLEEQPVKSTESGGHDAWNTAKYLNVWVCKLSSPGGYAQYPRKNRYGDLVSTDGVVIDYRYFGMGKTTQPGRDKGKTLTHEVGHWLGLYHLWGPSDSPECEADELCDYTGDEICDTPPQIGAQCGSPIGYSSEQKCPGCPDPIALNFMDGWDDEYALMFTRDQVARMRGYLEKLRPTIIS, encoded by the coding sequence ATGCCAAATCATGGTTTTTACTGTAATACCGATTATTACAATAAACCTCCTTCTAAAAGTGATAAATCATTAATAAGGCAAATCAAATTAGAAGAATCAAAAAAAAAATCCCTAACAAAATATAGATTTATCCGTAACCTGCCATTATATGATATACCAATCGTTTTTCATATAATTTATCATGAGGATATTGAAAAAATTAAGAAATCACAAATTTTAAAGCAATTTGATTCACTGAACAAAGATTTTAGAAATAAAAACATTGACAATGTTCTATTTTCTAAATTCCCAAAAGAAAAAGCTCTTGCTACCGATTCAAAGTTGAATTTTATCTTTCCCAAAAATGATCCAAGCGGCAATCCAACTGATGGGATTACCTTTACTCATACAAGTAATGAGTTCTTTGAATCTTTTACCGAATCAGGTTCCTACTCACTAGAGGAACAACCTGTAAAATCTACTGAATCGGGTGGTCATGATGCCTGGAATACTGCAAAATATCTAAACGTATGGGTTTGTAAGTTATCCTCGCCTGGTGGTTATGCTCAATACCCACGTAAAAACAGATATGGGGATCTGGTATCGACAGATGGGGTCGTAATTGATTATAGATATTTTGGCATGGGAAAAACAACGCAGCCTGGTAGAGATAAGGGCAAAACTTTGACTCACGAGGTGGGTCATTGGCTCGGGTTATATCATTTGTGGGGTCCATCTGATAGCCCAGAATGTGAAGCAGATGAACTCTGCGATTATACTGGGGATGAGATTTGTGATACTCCTCCACAAATCGGAGCCCAATGCGGATCTCCAATAGGTTACTCAAGTGAACAAAAATGTCCTGGCTGCCCAGATCCAATAGCATTGAACTTTATGGATGGTTGGGATGATGAATATGCATTAATGTTCACCAGGGACCAAGTTGCAAGAATGCGCGGGTATTTAGAAAAATTAAGGCCGACCATAATAAGCTAA
- a CDS encoding cupin domain-containing protein yields the protein MDNIFDLDSMLLELNKKGNSSCSLDVLHNNSFEVGVLRLNPGQKDTQGPHSEDELYFVMEGKGLINILEKNHEIRKGSCIFVPSKTKHYFHGNKERLVVLYVFNVSKS from the coding sequence ATGGATAATATTTTTGATCTTGATTCAATGCTATTAGAGCTTAACAAAAAAGGCAATTCATCATGTTCCTTGGATGTTTTACACAATAACAGTTTTGAAGTGGGAGTGCTTAGACTCAATCCAGGTCAGAAGGACACACAGGGACCTCATTCAGAAGACGAACTCTATTTCGTTATGGAAGGTAAAGGATTAATCAATATATTAGAGAAGAATCATGAAATAAGAAAAGGTTCTTGTATTTTTGTTCCCTCAAAAACAAAGCATTACTTTCATGGGAATAAAGAAAGACTAGTAGTCTTATACGTATTTAATGTTTCAAAGAGCTGA
- a CDS encoding patatin-like phospholipase family protein produces the protein MSYTIKEASTTRHKESRNIENVLVMQGGGSLGAFACGVFKALVKHKVQIDIVAGTSIGAVNAALIVGSKSGHPEKDLEDFWLEIGESSIEIIPDLWVYGWNSRARTYVPKTISSASANAAFFGVPKMFIPRWQWWNTSKNFHGMMGGLEEQYFDPRNWTFIYDHSPLVGTLEKYIDYGKLNLAATKEELRSVLRLIITAVDVMTAKPLIFDNTLMKIKPEHILASSGYPIYGFPWVDLGNDIKAWDGSLLSNTPIREVLYVSPRNDKNIFIVENYPQRIDSLPSNFIEVVNRYKDILFCDKDIESIKNARLVTRHIKLIEKLYDIFDKQVDHSTLSKEERNDIRSEYKDLIENYGAEIKSVTRIIRSEIESPSILKNSDFSSTTIRELIEQGERKTEEKLEKIR, from the coding sequence ATGAGTTATACTATAAAAGAGGCCAGTACTACAAGACACAAAGAATCTAGAAATATAGAAAATGTTCTTGTCATGCAAGGGGGTGGCTCTCTAGGGGCTTTCGCTTGCGGCGTGTTTAAGGCATTGGTAAAACATAAGGTTCAGATTGACATAGTTGCAGGTACTTCTATAGGTGCAGTCAACGCAGCCCTAATAGTTGGAAGTAAATCCGGGCATCCAGAAAAAGACCTTGAAGATTTTTGGCTTGAAATTGGTGAAAGCAGCATTGAAATCATTCCAGATTTATGGGTATATGGGTGGAACAGTAGAGCCAGAACTTATGTGCCTAAGACCATTTCATCCGCTTCTGCAAATGCGGCCTTTTTTGGAGTTCCCAAAATGTTTATCCCAAGATGGCAGTGGTGGAATACTAGTAAAAACTTTCATGGCATGATGGGTGGGCTGGAAGAACAGTATTTTGATCCTAGAAACTGGACATTTATTTATGACCACTCCCCTTTAGTAGGGACTCTAGAGAAATACATTGATTATGGAAAATTAAATCTTGCAGCAACAAAAGAAGAGTTGCGTTCTGTATTGAGATTAATTATCACAGCAGTGGATGTTATGACTGCCAAGCCACTTATTTTTGATAATACATTGATGAAAATAAAACCAGAACACATTCTAGCAAGTTCAGGATATCCAATATATGGATTTCCTTGGGTTGATTTAGGAAATGATATTAAAGCATGGGATGGAAGCTTACTTAGCAATACTCCAATAAGAGAGGTACTCTATGTGTCTCCACGAAATGACAAGAATATTTTTATTGTTGAAAACTATCCACAAAGAATTGACAGTCTTCCTTCCAATTTCATAGAAGTGGTAAATAGATACAAGGACATTTTATTTTGTGATAAAGATATTGAAAGCATAAAAAATGCAAGATTAGTTACTAGACATATTAAACTAATTGAGAAACTATATGATATATTTGACAAGCAAGTTGATCATTCCACACTAAGCAAGGAGGAAAGAAATGATATCCGAAGTGAGTATAAAGACTTGATTGAAAATTATGGTGCAGAAATTAAATCTGTTACCAGAATAATTAGAAGTGAAATCGAATCGCCTTCGATCCTAAAGAATAGTGATTTTTCTAGTACCACAATTAGGGAGTTGATAGAGCAAGGTGAAAGGAAAACTGAAGAAAAGTTAGAAAAAATACGATGA